One window of Prionailurus bengalensis isolate Pbe53 chromosome B1, Fcat_Pben_1.1_paternal_pri, whole genome shotgun sequence genomic DNA carries:
- the NAP1L5 gene encoding nucleosome assembly protein 1-like 5, whose protein sequence is MADSENQGPAEASQAAAAAAAAAAAAAAAEAAAAEEVMAEGGAQGGDSDSAAGDSDSAAGQTAEEPQTPAENAPKPKNDFIESLPNSVKCRVLALKKLQKRCDKIEAKFDKEFQALEKKYNDIYKPLLAKIQELTGEMEGCAWTLEGEEEDDDEEEYEDEEEGEEEEEEEEEAAAEAAAEAAAAKDEGPHSAVSDDAKK, encoded by the coding sequence ATGGCCGACTCGGAAAACCAGGGACCTGCGGAGGCAAGccaggcggcggcggcagcggcggcggcggcggcagcggcagcggcagcggagGCGGCCGCAGCGGAGGAGGTAATGGCGGAAGGCGGTGCGCAGGGGGGAGACTCTGACAGCGCAGCTGGCGACTCCGACAGCGCGGCTGGTCAGACGGCCGAGGAGCCCCAGACCCCAGCAGAGAATGCACCAAAGCCGAAAAATGACTTTATCGAGAGCCTGCCTAATTCGGTGAAATGCCGAGTCCTGGCCCTTAAAAAGCTGCAGAAACGATGCGATAAGATAGAAGCCAAATTTGATAAGGAATTTCAGGCTCTGGAAAAAAAGTATAACGACATCTATAAGCCCCTACTTGCCAAGATCCAAGAGCTCACTGGTGAGATGGAGGGATGTGCATGGACCttagaaggggaggaggaggacgacgacGAGGAAGAGTAcgaggatgaggaggagggggaagaggaggaggaggaggaggaggaagctgcgGCAGAGGCTGCTGCGGAGGCGGCCGCTGCCAAAGATGAGGGTCCCCATTCTGCGGTGTCTGATGACGCCAAGAAATAA